From the genome of Candidatus Dormiibacterota bacterium, one region includes:
- a CDS encoding NAD(P)-dependent alcohol dehydrogenase, with protein MPAEDEVLVRVHATTVNRLDCATRDANRRSGLAVSLISRLVFGIRRPRRRILGTEFAGEVEAVGAAITEFALGDRVFGASGLGFGAHAEFMAMRVSGRIAHMPGRMCFEQAAPICDGALNALACLRQARLRKGQTIVVYGASGAIGTAGVQLAKYFEADVTAVCNTKNLELVKSLGADAVIDYTQQDFLKNGKTYDVIFDAVGKQSFRPCRDSLKPGGSYLATDGFRNLLLALWTSRIGTKKVRFSITSPMPTKKDVVFLKELIEAGKYRPVIDRRYPLEDVVEATRYVETEQKTGNVVLTVSRA; from the coding sequence GTGCCCGCGGAGGACGAGGTCCTGGTCAGGGTCCACGCGACGACGGTCAACCGGTTGGACTGCGCGACCCGTGATGCCAACCGACGCAGCGGCCTGGCGGTCTCGCTGATCAGCCGGCTCGTCTTTGGGATCCGCCGACCGAGGCGGCGGATCCTCGGCACCGAATTTGCTGGAGAGGTCGAAGCCGTCGGCGCTGCTATCACCGAGTTCGCGCTCGGTGACCGGGTCTTCGGCGCCAGTGGGCTCGGGTTCGGGGCACACGCCGAGTTCATGGCCATGAGGGTGAGCGGCCGTATCGCGCACATGCCCGGCAGGATGTGCTTCGAGCAGGCGGCGCCAATCTGCGACGGAGCCCTCAACGCCCTGGCATGCCTGAGACAGGCGCGGCTCCGAAAGGGGCAGACGATCGTCGTCTACGGCGCATCGGGGGCCATCGGTACGGCGGGAGTCCAGCTGGCCAAGTACTTCGAAGCCGACGTCACGGCGGTCTGCAACACGAAGAACCTTGAACTCGTGAAATCGCTCGGAGCCGACGCCGTGATCGACTACACGCAGCAGGACTTCTTGAAGAACGGCAAGACATACGACGTCATCTTCGACGCGGTCGGTAAACAGTCGTTCCGCCCCTGCAGAGACTCACTGAAGCCGGGCGGCAGCTACCTGGCGACCGACGGGTTCCGCAATCTCCTCTTGGCGCTATGGACCTCGCGGATCGGAACGAAGAAGGTGAGGTTCTCGATAACCAGCCCGATGCCAACGAAGAAGGACGTTGTCTTCCTCAAAGAGCTGATCGAGGCCGGGAAGTACCGGCCGGTCATCGATCGCCGCTACCCGCTGGAGGACGTGGTCGAAGCGACGAGGTACGTCGAGACCGAGCAGAAGACAGGAAACGTCGTCCTGACAGTCAGCCGCGCCTAG
- a CDS encoding FtsX-like permease family protein, which yields MTAVLLKAMRDLRRRRLQAAVIFVTTLLAVGTGTMALTLIAQTRDPFQLAFDAQKGAHLKVAFDGRIDPGTIAGTPALIGATSYGGPYRATDVQFQSAGHKYLVTAVGRDNPGGDVGQVRIAAGHWPSSTTEIALTRSFADLNHISIGDRLKVVSVPQEPVLTVVAEVVDIDELRADVGGVQHAWVLSPTVAPLTAKDASFLMDYRFASDPTSAQLQAHLDTLRASLPPDSVTSSANYIFVRTVFHISTQILTGVLVAFSVFALAATAAIVANLVTGIVISAYREIGIMKAVGFTPLQVVGVFVLQILAPAAAASILGIPIGTVLSEPLLASNSQALGLAYQPTFSPALDVLALAGALLIVTIAAVIPAFRAGRLKPAAVIANASAPRGHSGRWLRRLASRARLPRPIVLGLGEAAARPGRAILTLLAIVLGVATVVVALGEARSFNKIYTYEGHIGKVDVVVTKSLALADVEATQLINSQPETMRVVAETTTNINVAGIADPVNTIGFRGDSGALGYLISPGHWFTGPGEVVANRGFVQDAHLNLGDTFPGTVQGRALKLRIVGEVFDFTAGPGGHVLMVDWSTITAAVPDLTPSVYQVTLKPGSNLDAYVKRLAAAQPDLLDVQANSTGNTAFLTVIAGVLFGIAAIVALIAIAGVFNTMLLSTRERVRDTATLKTLGMSPRQVIGMVATSAGLLALVGGLIAVPVGVALYRMLFDQLSSLGGNITPVAFYDVFAPWELIAIPLGGIIVAVVAAGIPGRWAARTNVVEVLHAE from the coding sequence ATGACCGCCGTCCTTCTCAAAGCCATGCGGGACTTACGCCGGCGGCGGCTGCAAGCCGCGGTGATCTTCGTGACGACGCTGCTGGCGGTCGGCACCGGCACGATGGCGCTAACCCTCATCGCACAGACCCGCGACCCGTTTCAGCTGGCATTCGATGCGCAGAAAGGCGCTCACCTGAAGGTGGCGTTCGACGGCCGGATTGACCCCGGTACGATCGCCGGAACGCCGGCGCTCATCGGGGCGACCTCCTACGGCGGGCCGTATCGAGCGACCGACGTCCAGTTTCAGTCAGCGGGACACAAGTACCTGGTGACCGCCGTCGGCCGCGACAACCCGGGAGGCGACGTTGGGCAGGTCCGCATTGCGGCGGGCCACTGGCCATCCAGCACGACCGAGATCGCGCTGACGCGGTCCTTTGCCGACCTAAACCACATCTCCATCGGAGACAGGCTCAAGGTGGTCAGCGTTCCGCAGGAGCCGGTGCTCACCGTCGTGGCCGAGGTGGTGGACATCGATGAGCTCCGGGCGGACGTCGGCGGCGTCCAGCACGCCTGGGTCCTCAGTCCAACCGTCGCCCCCTTGACCGCGAAGGACGCGTCGTTCCTGATGGACTACCGCTTCGCCAGCGACCCGACCAGCGCTCAACTGCAGGCGCACCTGGATACACTGCGCGCCTCGCTTCCGCCAGACAGTGTCACCAGCTCGGCCAACTACATCTTTGTCCGCACCGTCTTCCACATCTCGACGCAGATCCTCACCGGGGTGCTGGTCGCCTTCAGCGTTTTCGCGCTGGCTGCGACGGCGGCGATCGTGGCCAACCTCGTGACCGGGATCGTCATCTCGGCGTATCGCGAGATTGGGATCATGAAAGCCGTCGGCTTCACCCCACTGCAAGTGGTCGGCGTCTTCGTGCTCCAGATCCTGGCTCCCGCGGCAGCGGCCTCCATCCTCGGCATTCCAATCGGGACGGTCCTGAGCGAGCCGCTGCTGGCGAGCAACTCGCAGGCGCTGGGTCTCGCTTATCAGCCGACCTTCTCACCCGCTCTCGACGTCCTCGCGCTTGCTGGGGCACTGCTCATCGTGACCATCGCGGCGGTGATTCCGGCGTTTCGTGCGGGCCGACTCAAGCCCGCGGCCGTCATCGCCAATGCTTCGGCCCCTCGGGGCCACAGCGGCCGCTGGCTCCGCCGCCTGGCATCTCGGGCCAGGCTGCCGCGCCCCATCGTCCTCGGTCTTGGCGAGGCGGCGGCGCGGCCGGGCCGGGCGATCCTGACCCTCCTTGCCATCGTTCTGGGCGTCGCCACGGTCGTCGTTGCCCTGGGAGAGGCGCGCAGTTTCAACAAGATTTACACCTACGAGGGACACATCGGCAAGGTGGATGTGGTCGTCACCAAGAGCCTCGCCCTGGCGGACGTCGAGGCCACGCAGCTGATCAACTCGCAGCCGGAAACCATGCGCGTGGTGGCGGAAACGACGACCAACATCAACGTTGCGGGAATCGCTGATCCGGTTAACACGATCGGCTTCCGCGGTGACTCTGGGGCGCTCGGCTACCTGATCTCCCCGGGCCACTGGTTCACGGGTCCCGGTGAGGTGGTTGCCAATAGGGGCTTCGTCCAGGACGCCCACCTCAACCTCGGCGACACCTTTCCCGGGACGGTCCAGGGCCGCGCGCTCAAGCTTCGAATCGTGGGCGAGGTTTTCGACTTCACCGCCGGTCCAGGAGGCCATGTGCTGATGGTCGACTGGTCGACGATAACCGCCGCGGTCCCGGACCTCACACCGTCCGTCTACCAGGTGACGCTGAAGCCCGGCTCGAACCTCGACGCGTACGTGAAGCGCCTGGCCGCAGCGCAGCCGGACCTGCTCGATGTTCAAGCCAACAGCACCGGCAACACCGCGTTTCTTACCGTGATCGCAGGCGTCCTGTTCGGGATTGCGGCGATCGTCGCGCTGATCGCGATCGCCGGCGTCTTCAACACGATGTTGCTGAGCACGCGCGAGCGCGTGCGCGACACCGCTACCCTCAAGACGCTTGGCATGAGCCCGCGGCAGGTGATCGGCATGGTCGCCACCTCAGCCGGCCTCCTCGCACTGGTGGGTGGTCTGATTGCGGTACCGGTAGGGGTTGCGCTCTACCGGATGCTCTTCGACCAGCTCAGCAGCCTCGGCGGCAACATTACGCCGGTCGCCTTTTACGACGTCTTTGCCCCATGGGAGCTGATTGCCATCCCGCTGGGAGGCATCATCGTGGCGGTGGTCGCCGCCGGGATTCCAGGCCGCTGGGCGGCGCGCACCAACGTCGTGGAGGTCCTCCACGCCGAGTGA
- a CDS encoding ABC transporter ATP-binding protein, whose amino-acid sequence MSELVRLTDVTKVYQGGITGALNGVSVAVGQGEFTAIMGPSGSGKSTMLNLVAGVDRPTSGTVVVGGTDLGKLGETGLARFRRDHIGFVFQFFYLLPNLTALENVLIPAQLKGNSPNGRARELMERLGINEVANRYPARLSGGQQQRVAIARALINQPTLLLADEPTGALDTRSGEQVMELLGELHREGQTVLLVTHDAKLATRHATRVISVMDGTIVDDAHLESPERAAAEVIRVRGEEAAR is encoded by the coding sequence ATGAGCGAGCTGGTCCGGCTGACCGACGTCACCAAGGTTTATCAGGGCGGCATCACCGGGGCGCTCAACGGCGTGTCGGTCGCCGTCGGGCAGGGCGAGTTCACCGCGATCATGGGACCCTCGGGCAGCGGCAAGTCCACCATGCTCAACCTCGTCGCCGGAGTTGACCGGCCGACGTCCGGCACCGTCGTCGTCGGCGGCACCGACCTCGGCAAGCTCGGTGAGACCGGACTGGCCCGGTTTCGGCGCGACCACATCGGCTTCGTTTTCCAGTTTTTCTACCTGCTCCCCAACTTGACCGCGCTCGAGAATGTCCTCATCCCCGCCCAGCTCAAGGGCAACTCACCGAACGGTCGAGCCCGGGAGCTGATGGAGCGGCTTGGCATCAACGAGGTCGCAAATCGGTACCCGGCGCGGTTGAGCGGCGGCCAGCAGCAGCGCGTCGCAATCGCCCGCGCGCTGATCAACCAGCCGACCCTCCTTCTCGCGGATGAGCCCACCGGTGCGCTCGACACGCGCAGTGGCGAGCAGGTGATGGAGCTCCTCGGCGAGCTTCATCGCGAAGGGCAAACGGTCCTGCTCGTCACCCACGATGCCAAGCTGGCGACCCGGCACGCTACCCGCGTGATCAGCGTGATGGACGGAACGATCGTCGACGACGCGCACCTGGAGAGCCCGGAGCGGGCGGCCGCCGAGGTGATCCGCGTGCGCGGCGAGGAGGCAGCGCGATGA
- a CDS encoding PadR family transcriptional regulator yields the protein MSLKYGVLGLLKEQPLHGYEVKNRFEAMLGGTWDVNIGQIYTTLQRLERDGLVRPVGHRGDRGKLLYELSPEGDKALHEWLAQPDSGPQQLHEEIYVKLLLATRIANGDLKGMLARQKRAYLQRLRDLNRLEEGARRDGRIDLARLVRGALLHTEADLKWMDELSSERFGTEGAKTE from the coding sequence TTGTCGCTTAAGTACGGCGTGCTGGGGCTCCTCAAGGAGCAACCCCTCCACGGATATGAGGTGAAGAACCGCTTTGAAGCCATGCTCGGAGGCACCTGGGACGTCAATATCGGCCAGATCTACACGACGCTCCAGCGCCTCGAGCGCGACGGGCTCGTCCGGCCCGTTGGTCATCGCGGCGACCGGGGCAAGCTGCTCTACGAGCTATCGCCGGAGGGCGACAAGGCGCTCCACGAGTGGCTCGCCCAGCCGGACTCCGGGCCTCAGCAACTGCACGAGGAGATCTACGTGAAACTCCTGCTCGCGACCCGCATCGCCAACGGCGACCTGAAGGGAATGCTCGCTCGGCAGAAGCGTGCCTACCTGCAACGTCTGCGCGACCTGAACCGGCTGGAAGAAGGGGCCCGCCGCGACGGACGCATCGATCTCGCGCGACTCGTTCGCGGCGCATTACTTCACACGGAGGCAGATCTCAAATGGATGGACGAATTGTCATCAGAGCGTTTCGGGACGGAGGGGGCGAAGACAGAATGA
- a CDS encoding FABP family protein, translated as MAAELNPALTPVTFLLGTWRGEGEGQYPSIKPFRYREEIRFAHNGKPFLIYTQRTESLETGQPMHAEAGYMRLVGEGRVEFVIAQPIGYAEISLGRVDGRRVDVECASVGRTPTAKPVTAISRSFWMDGEALRYEMKMGLEGNPAIRHLTGSFRRSD; from the coding sequence ATCGCCGCGGAGCTGAATCCGGCGCTCACCCCGGTGACCTTCCTGCTCGGCACCTGGCGCGGAGAAGGGGAGGGACAGTACCCGAGCATCAAGCCCTTCCGCTATCGCGAGGAGATCCGCTTCGCCCACAACGGCAAGCCGTTTCTGATCTACACCCAGCGGACGGAGTCGCTCGAGACCGGCCAGCCGATGCATGCCGAAGCGGGCTACATGCGGCTCGTCGGCGAAGGCCGGGTCGAGTTCGTGATCGCCCAGCCCATCGGCTACGCGGAGATCTCGCTCGGCCGGGTGGATGGCCGGCGGGTCGACGTCGAGTGCGCCAGCGTCGGGCGCACCCCGACCGCCAAGCCGGTCACCGCGATCAGCCGATCGTTCTGGATGGATGGGGAGGCGCTCCGTTACGAGATGAAGATGGGGTTGGAAGGGAATCCGGCGATTCGGCACCTGACGGGCAGCTTCCGCCGCTCGGATTAA
- a CDS encoding SDR family oxidoreductase — protein MSKTALITGASGGIGYELAILFARDGYDCILVARSQDKLKELAERLESEHRVKTLVLARDLSKPSAVDEIFEEVTAASMHVDVLVNNAGFPVFGLFNETDLRIELEMLQVNVIALTALTKLFLKGMVERRAGRILNLASTAAFLPGPLMAVYYASKAYVLSFSQALSNELRGTGVTVTALSPGPTRTGFQQRGVMEDSRLVQSQIADAASVALAGYRGLMAGKTIVIPGFSNKLIPWVVRLSPRGVVTRVVRRMQERVPQR, from the coding sequence GTGAGTAAGACCGCGCTGATTACCGGCGCGTCCGGCGGGATCGGCTATGAGCTGGCGATCCTGTTTGCCCGCGACGGCTACGACTGCATCCTGGTTGCCCGCAGCCAGGACAAGCTCAAAGAGCTGGCCGAACGCCTGGAGAGTGAGCACCGCGTCAAGACGCTGGTGCTTGCCAGGGATCTTTCCAAACCGAGCGCCGTCGATGAGATCTTTGAAGAGGTCACCGCCGCCTCGATGCACGTCGACGTGCTGGTCAACAACGCCGGCTTCCCGGTATTCGGTCTCTTTAACGAGACGGACCTGCGCATCGAGCTCGAGATGCTGCAGGTCAATGTCATCGCGCTGACCGCGCTCACCAAGTTATTCCTCAAGGGGATGGTCGAACGTCGAGCCGGCCGCATCTTGAATCTCGCATCGACGGCGGCATTCCTGCCGGGTCCGCTGATGGCCGTCTATTACGCGAGCAAGGCGTACGTGCTGTCGTTCTCTCAGGCGCTGTCGAATGAGCTGCGCGGGACGGGGGTTACGGTCACCGCACTCAGCCCTGGGCCGACGCGAACCGGCTTCCAGCAGCGCGGCGTGATGGAGGACTCGCGCCTCGTGCAGAGTCAGATCGCCGATGCGGCCTCGGTCGCCCTCGCCGGCTACCGCGGGCTGATGGCGGGCAAGACGATCGTGATTCCCGGCTTCAGCAACAAGTTGATCCCCTGGGTCGTACGGCTTTCACCGCGGGGCGTTGTGACACGAGTCGTGCGCCGAATGCAGGAGCGCGTCCCGCAGCGTTAA
- a CDS encoding DUF1684 domain-containing protein, whose product MHPQSPLSPAAQAAFKGLFYFEHDPSYRLTMRLEPAGAGDPLVVNTGGEDGVITYRRAGWLNFRLGGQDCRLTIFSLVGYGGGLFLPFRDGTSGKETYGGGRYLFDTVKNTDGLVLEMTAGSPDITIDFNFAYNPSCAYDARWACPLAPRENWLPVPVRAGEKVFA is encoded by the coding sequence ATGCACCCGCAGTCGCCGCTCTCGCCCGCAGCCCAGGCGGCGTTCAAGGGCCTGTTCTACTTCGAGCACGACCCGAGCTACCGCCTGACGATGCGCCTCGAGCCCGCCGGCGCGGGCGATCCGCTGGTGGTCAACACCGGCGGTGAGGATGGCGTCATTACCTACCGCCGAGCCGGCTGGTTGAACTTTCGCCTCGGCGGCCAGGATTGCCGGCTCACCATCTTCAGCCTGGTCGGCTATGGCGGAGGTCTGTTTCTGCCCTTTCGGGATGGCACGTCCGGCAAGGAAACCTACGGTGGTGGGCGCTACCTCTTCGATACGGTGAAGAACACCGACGGCCTGGTCCTCGAAATGACCGCCGGTTCGCCTGACATCACGATCGATTTCAACTTCGCCTACAACCCGTCGTGTGCCTACGACGCCCGTTGGGCCTGCCCGCTCGCGCCGCGCGAGAACTGGCTGCCGGTCCCCGTACGCGCGGGTGAGAAAGTATTTGCGTGA
- a CDS encoding AAA domain-containing protein: MTLRLPPVVAGSPFAHRAPDITAVRLLVCAAPQSQAETLLAHLGQEALMGLLTEATEGDGYVDIKHAPVRFTLNLQKRTETTIERFGLTGQLFGLPGRDVAFVIERVQPDPDPSKDAGDVLTLEVAEALADAASYVPEEDWVRRQLTALEEAAQLPLVLAGQAFANHERQWLAWQAEQDARPYDVETEGVICSKCESLQVAGAKCTVCGATNGDRSAGAMLVLSRRGGFKEGDRVIIRTGHGADREGTLLRGEGGGRRWLVKLREEGLLGPGTVRPQPITAVVEVQQRTLNGFPAGDISLRRVAALLIAPDEVLPPGTGDLQPFDERLNPSQQQAVRSAVNLFPGSMQLVQGPPGTGKTTSIVETVRQLVARDPSVRILMTSHANTAVDNAQERLQGLDSLRMVRIAEPEKVDPKFRASIVEADDPRVRNAHVVFGTVNRIALACKEAEMFDWLILDEANKVRFTETLPLLRLAPRWLLVGDHRQLPPVLDESAAAFPVEDDEARAMVRDASFFELSWVVLPESNLVMLDEQYRMAAPIGSYVSVASYDGRLRNSPEMAALRSPLPWPFNRNLTWLTIRGREKKGGSGSISNRAEIEAVGRVVRHLQRLGLEQLRVAVIAMYQDQVTQLRRELRMVALPGLAVDTVDAFEGEEADVVILSLVRSNEAERIGFLKKAQRLNVAISRAKQLLVVVGDIETMTGREGQDLYRPLLEHVEREGRVAGIGALHAMDAAVGGRQRGDRRRQRVGAAPAAGGRSRRRRRGFGPRPVTPGATVAGNGVAAPEGGAPPTENGAAPPRKFRRRRGRRRGSAAPANGTATSESQAASHADGSAPSPAPEREPAAQAVEHSG; this comes from the coding sequence TTGACCTTACGGTTACCGCCTGTTGTCGCGGGGTCCCCGTTCGCCCATCGGGCCCCTGACATCACCGCGGTCCGCCTGCTCGTTTGCGCCGCGCCGCAGAGCCAGGCCGAGACCCTGCTCGCCCACCTCGGCCAGGAGGCCCTGATGGGTTTGCTGACCGAAGCCACCGAGGGTGACGGCTACGTCGATATCAAGCACGCTCCGGTGCGCTTCACGCTCAACCTGCAGAAGCGGACGGAAACCACCATCGAGCGCTTTGGGCTGACCGGCCAGCTCTTCGGGCTGCCCGGCCGCGATGTCGCCTTCGTCATCGAGCGGGTTCAACCCGATCCGGACCCTTCCAAGGATGCGGGAGACGTGCTAACGTTAGAAGTCGCCGAAGCTTTGGCTGATGCCGCTTCCTACGTGCCGGAGGAGGACTGGGTCCGCCGGCAGTTGACCGCGCTCGAAGAGGCGGCACAATTGCCGCTGGTCCTGGCCGGCCAGGCCTTTGCCAACCACGAGCGGCAATGGCTCGCCTGGCAGGCCGAACAGGACGCCCGCCCCTACGACGTCGAGACCGAAGGCGTGATCTGCAGCAAGTGCGAGAGCCTCCAGGTGGCCGGTGCGAAATGCACCGTCTGCGGCGCCACCAACGGCGACCGCAGCGCCGGGGCGATGCTCGTCCTCAGCCGTCGAGGCGGGTTCAAGGAAGGCGACCGCGTCATCATTCGCACCGGCCACGGAGCGGACCGCGAAGGCACGCTGCTGCGTGGCGAAGGCGGCGGACGCCGCTGGTTGGTCAAGCTCCGTGAGGAGGGCCTGCTCGGTCCGGGCACGGTCCGGCCGCAGCCGATCACCGCCGTCGTCGAGGTCCAGCAGCGAACCCTGAATGGCTTTCCGGCGGGCGACATCAGCTTGCGCCGCGTCGCGGCGCTCCTGATCGCCCCCGACGAGGTGCTGCCCCCGGGTACCGGCGACCTGCAACCCTTCGATGAGCGCCTCAACCCGAGCCAGCAGCAGGCGGTGCGCAGCGCCGTCAATCTTTTCCCCGGGAGCATGCAACTGGTACAGGGACCGCCCGGGACCGGCAAGACGACCTCGATCGTTGAGACGGTTCGCCAGCTGGTGGCGCGCGATCCCAGCGTCCGGATCCTCATGACCTCCCATGCCAATACGGCGGTAGACAACGCGCAGGAACGTCTGCAAGGACTGGACTCGCTGCGCATGGTCCGCATCGCCGAGCCCGAGAAGGTCGATCCGAAGTTCCGCGCGAGCATCGTCGAGGCCGACGATCCGCGGGTGCGCAACGCCCATGTGGTCTTCGGCACAGTCAACCGCATCGCGCTCGCCTGCAAGGAAGCCGAGATGTTCGACTGGCTGATCCTGGACGAGGCGAACAAGGTCCGCTTCACCGAAACGCTGCCGCTATTGCGCCTGGCTCCGCGCTGGCTGCTGGTCGGCGACCACCGCCAGCTGCCTCCGGTCCTGGACGAGAGTGCCGCGGCGTTCCCGGTCGAGGACGACGAGGCGAGGGCGATGGTTCGCGACGCGAGCTTCTTCGAGTTGAGCTGGGTCGTCTTGCCCGAAAGCAACCTCGTCATGCTCGACGAGCAGTACCGGATGGCGGCGCCAATCGGCAGCTACGTATCGGTGGCGTCGTATGACGGGCGGTTGCGGAACTCGCCGGAGATGGCGGCGCTGCGCTCGCCGCTGCCGTGGCCCTTCAACCGCAACCTCACCTGGCTGACGATCCGCGGCCGCGAAAAGAAGGGCGGCTCAGGAAGCATCTCGAACCGCGCCGAGATCGAGGCGGTCGGACGGGTGGTCCGCCACCTGCAGCGACTCGGGCTCGAGCAGTTACGCGTCGCCGTCATCGCCATGTACCAGGACCAGGTCACCCAGTTGCGGCGCGAGCTGCGGATGGTGGCGCTGCCAGGGCTGGCGGTCGATACGGTCGATGCCTTCGAGGGTGAGGAGGCCGATGTCGTCATCCTGAGCCTGGTGCGGAGCAACGAAGCGGAGCGGATCGGTTTCTTGAAGAAGGCCCAGCGGCTGAACGTCGCGATCTCGCGGGCGAAGCAGCTGCTGGTCGTGGTCGGCGACATCGAGACGATGACCGGCCGCGAGGGACAGGATCTCTACCGACCGTTGCTCGAGCACGTCGAGCGCGAGGGTCGCGTGGCCGGCATCGGTGCCCTTCATGCCATGGACGCGGCGGTCGGTGGGCGCCAGCGAGGCGACCGTCGGCGGCAGCGGGTTGGCGCCGCCCCGGCGGCCGGAGGTCGATCGCGCCGGCGTCGCCGTGGGTTCGGGCCTCGTCCGGTAACACCGGGCGCCACCGTCGCAGGCAATGGTGTCGCGGCACCGGAGGGCGGAGCACCACCCACGGAAAACGGCGCGGCCCCGCCCCGCAAGTTCCGGCGCCGCCGCGGGCGACGCCGCGGTTCTGCCGCACCAGCCAACGGAACCGCGACGAGTGAGAGCCAGGCCGCATCACATGCCGATGGCAGCGCACCGTCCCCCGCGCCCGAGCGCGAACCCGCGGCGCAGGCCGTCGAGCACAGCGGCTGA
- a CDS encoding glycosyltransferase family 2 protein has translation MAKRASLSKGERRVQRALEVAPGALTWTILIAPVVASLLFAPYIAVAIFLIDIYWFVRTATVVVGIRSTYRKMKRAMLEDWWQRCLALAVSPTTLDPHRIVHAVLIPTYTEPYPILRETVRAIAEADYPAENKVVAIITRESDRPGWENVHRLQQEFGDRLRAFIHIKDPLLPGIVVGKSAAMAYGGPVLRRELEAMGLDPKDVIVTDLDSDFRVHRQYFAYVTYNYVQEPRRLECLFQPIPMFHNNLWRVPFAVRIMASACTQWQMFLSSRPDRLVAFSSYSMSLDLVIKADYWDDDVIPEDSRFYWKSFFATHGRLKMFPIFLPIYGDAPEASDRGMPWERVKTHANQYNQIKRWAWGVSDVPYATVRLLRHPEIPLWLRARRYGYMIFNHLTWATLPLLLLFGAALPRLLSEDWNLTLAADQLGLYAFILINIAFLNIAALILVERRINPPMPRTWGVPHQIWAYVQLGLYPVVGLLFSVLPALEAQTRLMLGMYLEYQVTEKVSEGTA, from the coding sequence GTGGCAAAGAGGGCATCCCTGAGCAAGGGCGAGCGGCGCGTGCAGCGCGCCCTGGAAGTGGCACCGGGTGCGCTCACCTGGACCATCTTGATCGCCCCGGTGGTGGCATCCTTACTGTTCGCCCCCTACATCGCCGTAGCTATCTTTCTCATCGATATCTACTGGTTCGTCCGGACCGCGACGGTCGTCGTCGGCATTCGCAGCACCTATCGAAAGATGAAGCGGGCGATGCTGGAGGATTGGTGGCAGCGCTGCCTTGCGCTGGCGGTCTCACCGACCACGCTCGATCCGCATCGGATCGTGCACGCCGTCCTGATTCCGACCTACACCGAGCCCTACCCGATCCTTCGCGAGACGGTCCGGGCGATCGCCGAGGCCGACTACCCGGCCGAAAACAAGGTGGTAGCGATCATCACTCGGGAAAGCGACCGGCCCGGTTGGGAAAACGTCCACCGGCTCCAGCAGGAGTTTGGCGACCGGTTGCGCGCCTTCATCCACATCAAAGACCCGTTGCTGCCGGGCATCGTGGTGGGCAAGTCGGCCGCGATGGCCTACGGCGGCCCGGTGCTGCGCCGCGAGCTGGAGGCGATGGGCCTCGACCCGAAAGATGTGATCGTCACCGACCTGGATTCGGACTTCCGCGTCCATCGCCAGTACTTCGCCTACGTGACCTATAACTACGTCCAGGAACCGAGGCGGCTCGAGTGCCTTTTCCAGCCGATCCCGATGTTCCACAACAACCTCTGGCGCGTGCCCTTCGCGGTGCGCATCATGGCAAGCGCCTGCACCCAGTGGCAGATGTTCCTCTCATCGCGGCCCGACCGGCTGGTCGCCTTCAGCAGCTATTCGATGTCGCTCGACCTGGTCATCAAGGCCGACTACTGGGACGACGACGTCATCCCGGAGGATTCCCGCTTCTACTGGAAGTCCTTCTTCGCGACCCACGGCCGCTTGAAGATGTTCCCGATCTTCCTCCCGATCTACGGCGACGCGCCCGAGGCCTCCGACCGAGGCATGCCGTGGGAGCGAGTCAAGACGCACGCCAATCAGTACAACCAGATCAAGCGCTGGGCTTGGGGCGTCAGTGATGTGCCCTACGCGACGGTCCGGCTGCTGCGCCACCCTGAGATCCCCCTCTGGCTGCGCGCGCGGCGCTACGGCTACATGATCTTCAACCACTTGACCTGGGCGACGCTGCCGCTCCTGCTGCTGTTTGGCGCCGCCCTGCCGCGCCTCCTGTCGGAGGACTGGAACCTGACCCTCGCCGCCGACCAGCTCGGCCTTTACGCCTTTATCCTGATCAACATCGCGTTCCTGAACATCGCCGCGCTGATCCTCGTGGAACGGCGCATCAATCCGCCGATGCCGCGCACCTGGGGAGTGCCGCATCAGATCTGGGCTTACGTCCAGCTTGGCCTGTATCCCGTCGTCGGGCTGCTGTTCAGCGTCCTGCCCGCACTGGAGGCGCAGACCCGTCTGATGCTTGGCATGTACCTCGAGTATCAGGTCACGGAGAAGGTCTCGGAGGGGACGGCGTAG